From a single Nicotiana tomentosiformis chromosome 2, ASM39032v3, whole genome shotgun sequence genomic region:
- the LOC138905343 gene encoding uncharacterized protein has protein sequence MDQKTRDLSFMVGEKFLSKVSLMKGIMRLGKKGKLSPRFIGPFEVLRRVGDVAYDLALPHSLSGVYPFFHVSMLRKYHADRSHVLDYSTVHLDESLGYEEEMVAIIDRQVCQLRSKKIYAVKFQWRGQPV, from the coding sequence atgGATCAGAAgacgcgtgatttatcatttatggtgggcgagaagttTCTCTCGAAAGTCTcgctgatgaagggaatcatgaggttggggaagaagggcaagttgagcccaagatttataggcccatttgaggtgttgaggcgagttggggacgTTGCTTATGATCTTGCTTTGCCTCACAGTCTATCAGGAGTTTATCCatttttccacgtgtctatgctccggaagtatcatgccgacaggtcacaCGTGTTAGACTACAGCACGGTTCatctagatgagagcctgggttatgaggaggagatGGTTGCCATTATTGACaggcaggtttgccagttgagatccaagaagatttatgcggtaaagtttcaatggaggggtcaaccagtctag